A stretch of Scheffersomyces stipitis CBS 6054 chromosome 2, complete sequence DNA encodes these proteins:
- a CDS encoding predicted protein, with protein MSELYFLRHGQRIDHAPAGSKSLATEYQSYDPSLSRDAEAQIEELTSEILDITRAFSDKCTSRRKNIFVHFSPYLRCCQTADLIVSELKLLLPEKYPDFNVKYQLLCDFALSEWIHDKMKNKPPFVDSNEAYQMYTPNLKLLKNRSNCSNFRPTTTLGPYNGPDLSYRDYQSRCKDYFKRLLATYEKGSYIENRDIIIVVSHGYAINNFLSYFISHPIFDEIPEAKINLARRVHYSEADDDEKEFDQEDYTWKLVKDAMNMADGSSDTTLNLETDIVYYKTNFIKRDELATEMANSSSRQTTTAVVKPRASFKIENDTKKPRNPICLAAKNWDVTTANKFKIRAEFQLKHMNDESFRKDFDLNKRPSKPVSPEISPNSEPTRNNSLVDLSKLLSNEEIYKPFKTKYSNAFEIPIHKLNSKVNSQVNLAQYQREYHSSNDGSYIDLAKLSANAKASRK; from the exons ATGTCTGAGCTTTACTTCTTGCGACACGGTCAGCGAATAGACCATGCTCCAGCAGGATCCAAATCGTTGGCTACAGAGTACCAGAGCTATGATCCATCGCTTTCACGAGATGCCGAGGCTCAAATCGAAGAGCTTACATCAGAAATCCTCGACATCACCCGAGCTTTCTCTGATAAATGCACTTCCAGACGTAAGAACATCTTTGTCCATTTCAGTCCGTATTTGCGATGCTGCCAGACGGCTGATCTCATAGTTTCTGAACTCAAGCTCCTTCTTCCAGAGAAGTACCCAGATTTCAATGTTAAGTACCAATTGCTCTGTGACTTTGCTCTCAGTGAGTGGATCCATGATAAAATGAAAAACAAGCCACCGTTTGTCGACTCCAATGAAGCGTACCAGATGTATACCCCGAatttgaagcttttgaaGAATCGTTCCAACTGCTCTAACTTTAGACCTACCACTACTCTTGGGCCATATAATGGACCAGATCTAAGCTACAGAGATTACCAGTCTCGATGTAAGGACTATTTCAAACGACTTCTAGCCACTTACGAAAAGGGCTCGTATATCGAGAATAGGGATATCATCATTGTAGTGTCCCACGGCTATGCAAtaaacaacttcttgtcttaTTTCATAAGCCATCCAATTTTCGATGAAATACCCGAAGCTAAAATTAATCTTGCAAGAAGAGTACACTACAGTGAAGCGGATGATGATGAGA aagaatttgatcaagaagattatACCTGGAAACTAGTGAAAGATGCCATGAATATGGCAGATGGAAGTCTGGACACGACGTTAAATCTAGAAACTGATATCGTTTATTACAAAACAAACTTCATAAAGAGAGACGAACTTGCAACGGAAATGGCCAACTCAAGCAGCAGACAGACAACAACGGCTGTTGTCAAACCGCGTGCttctttcaagattgaaaatgatacgaagaagccaagGAATCCGATTTGTCTTGCGGCCAAGAACTGGGATGTGACAACTGCtaacaagttcaagataAGGGCGGAGTTCCAGTTGAAACACATGAACGACGAATCGTTCAGGAAGGATTTCGATTTGAACAAACGTCCTTCAAAGCCCGTAAGTCCTGAAATCTCACCAAACTCGGAGCCTACTCGTAATAATTCCTTGGTGGACTTGTCGAAGTTGTTGTCTAATGAAGAAATATATAAGCCATTCAAAACAAAGTATTCCAATGCTTTTGAGATTCCCATTCACAAGTTGAACTCTAAAGTTAACTCTCAAGTGAATCTTGCGCAATACCAGAGGGAGTACCATTCTTCTAACGATGGCTCATATATTGATTTAGCTAAGTTAAGTGCAAACGCTAAAGCTTCACGAAAG
- the PAN5 gene encoding 2-dehydropantoate 2-reductase (Ketopantoate reductase) (KPA reductase) (KPR) (ketopantoate reductase (2-dehydropantoate 2-reductase), has similarity to Cbs2p and yeast~go_funtion 2-dehydropantoate 2-reductase activity~go_process pyrimidine base metabolism) encodes MSQKVYVLGAGSMGCLLSHEISQAFPKQIQPVLLFRNQQRLNQFRNEGSKIKVVRRKDANVVGSEVQLESDRQPPSKDGKKLPIDNLILSTKTHNTIMALDPYVSHLNSNSNILILQNGMGMAQRLTEQFWPVLKDRPRIFQAVSTHGAYKSAPNVIQYAAPGKLSIAYIPSRDEPALTEKIELPEAFKFIVSTESLNAKYMDYEELLLIQMEKLVANACVNPMTAILDCFNGQLLHGTNVIPIFKRIIKEAIDVFETEYPELKRIPLASTVLNRDRLLDSVLAILKSTAQNSSSMREDVRHLAPTEIDWINGYIVYLGKTHRIPTPTNTMMLDLVKSKSSIDIAVEKSAAESVTFT; translated from the coding sequence ATGCTGCAAAAGGTGTATGTTCTCGGGGCGGGCTCCATGGGTTGCTTGCTCTCCCATGAGATCAGTCAGGCGTTCCCCAAACAGATCCAGCCCGTTTTGCTCTTTCGTAACCAACAGAGATTGAACCAGTTCAGGAACGAAGGCTCAAAGATCAAAGTCGtgagaagaaaagatgcAAATGTCGTAGGCTCAGAAGTGCAACTCGAAAGTGATAGACAGCCTCCTTCTAAAGACGGCAAGAAGCTTCCCATAGATAATCTCATACTATCGACCAAAACCCACAACACAATCATGGCCTTGGATCCATATGTTCTGCATCTTAACTCCAACTCAAATATCTTGATACTCCAGAATGGAATGGGCATGGCTCAAAGGTTAACTGAACAGTTCTGGCCAGTTTTAAAAGACAGACCAAGAATCTTTCAGGCTGTTAGTACACATGGGGCCTATAAAAGTGCCCCCAATGTGATTCAGTATGCTGCACCAGGTAAGCTTTCTATAGCGTATATTCCCTCGCGAGATGAGCCAGCCTTGACTGAGAAAATCGAACTACCAGAAGCGTTCAAATTTATCGTCCTGACAGAAAGCTTAAATGCAAAGTATATGGATTACGAAGAATTGCTTTTGATCCAGATGGAAAAGTTGGTGGCCAACGCTTGCGTCAATCCCATGACTGCTATCCTAGACTGCTTCAATGGGCAGCTCTTGCACGGAACTAACGTTATTCCCATTTTTAAAAGAATCATAAAGGAAGCGATAGATGTTTTCGAAACAGAATACCCTGAACTCAAGAGGATCCCCTTGGCAAGCACAGTGTTGAATAGAGATAGACTTTTGGATTCAGTGCTCGCCATTTTGAAAAGCACAGCTCAGAACAGCTCGTCCATGCGTGAAGATGTCAGACATTTGGCTCCTACAGAAATCGATTGGATCAACGGCTATATAGTCTACTTGGGAAAGACCCATCGCATTCCAACTCCTACAAATACAATGATGTTAGATTTGGTCAAGAGCAAGTCCAGCATTGACATTGCTGTTGAAAAAAGCGCTGCTGAGTCAGTAACCTTCACttaa
- the COA5 gene encoding Dephospho-CoA kinase (Dephosphocoenzyme A kinase) (COAE) (Dephospho-CoA kinase (Dephosphocoenzyme A kinase) predicted to catalyze the final step in synthesis of Coenzyme A~go_funtion ATP binding), whose translation MLIVGLTGGIATGKSTVSKQLVEKHKLTVVDADLIAREVVYPGKSAYNKIVETFQKDVPDLVNPEDLSLNRAALGKAVFGNKERLAKLNAIVHPAVKWEIARQILRAYISFKELVILDVPLLYESGLHKVCGLVITVSCGKDIQIHRLLARNPELTTEDAEKRVNSQLPIEIRNYRADLVIDNSKDLASLQRSVDSIVHEIRPYRLMTILDYFPPFAILSALYTFSLKTLIEKFKGKRPPKSD comes from the coding sequence ATGCTTATTGTTGGTCTCACTGGCGGCATCGCCACAGGAAAGTCGACGGTGTCTAAGCAATTAGTAGAAAAGCATAAGTTGACGGTGGTAGATGCTGACTTGATAGCAAGAGAAGTCGTTTATCCAGGTAAAAGTGCCTACAACAAGATCGTagaaacttttcaaaagGATGTGCCCGACTTGGTGAACCCAGAAGATTTGTCACTTAATAGAGCTGCTTTAGGAAAAGCAGTCTTTGGAAATAAGGAAAGattggccaagttgaatgCTATAGTCCATCCAGCTGTCAAATGGGAGATAGCTCGCCAGATATTGAGAGCTTACATCAGCTTTAAAGAATTGGTGATTCTTGACGTGCCCTTACTCTACGAAAGTGGTTTACATAAAGTCTGTGGATTAGTTATAACAGTTTCGTGTGGTAAGGATATCCAGATTCATCGTTTGCTAGCAAGAAACCCAGAGTTGACCACGGAAGACGCCGAAAAGAGAGTTAATAGCCAACTCCCAATTGAAATCAGAAATTACAGAGCTGATTTGGTTATTGATAACAGCAAAGATCTCGCCAGCTTACAAAGATCGGTGGACTCCATTGTTCACGAGATTAGACCTTACCGTTTAATGACCATTCTCGACTATTTCCCACCTTTCGCTATATTATCTGCATTATATACGTTTTCGTTAAAGACACTTATAGAGAAGTTCAAGGGCAAACGTCCACCCAAGCTGGACTAG
- the NAT3 gene encoding N-terminal acetyltransferase (NAT3 Catalytic subunit of the NatB N-terminal acetyltransferase, which catalyzes acetylation of the amino-terminal methionine residues of all proteins beginning with Met-Asp or Met-Glu and of some proteins beginning with Met-Asn or Met-Met~go_funtion N-acetyltransferase activity) has translation MTSIVPFQIEDLFDINPVNLDPLTENFNVSFYLQYLTEWPSLFFKSTEKYSDFGQDYEISGYMMGKTEGKLSKMEWHTHITAVTVQDQYRRLGLASDLCVQLEKMTSVEPYETLFVDLFVKVTNTLARQMYEKLGYSVYRRVVGYYGGEMPTDRNKVSDEIDAFDMRKSLPRDVENQTIRENGDKVYVLPQEVTF, from the coding sequence ATGACGTCGATCGTGCCCTTCCAGATTGAGGATCTCTTTGATATCAATCCTGTGAATCTTGACCCACTCACTGAAAACTTCAACGTCTCATTCTATCTCCAGTATCTCACTGAATGGCCGtcactatttttcaaatctacCGAGAAGTACCTGGACTTCGGCCAGGACTATGAGATTAGTGGCTACATGATGGGCAAGACCGAGGGCAAGTTGCTGAAGATGGAATGGCATACACATATCACTGCTGTCACAGTTCAGGACCAGTATAGACGATTAGGGTTGGCATCAGACTTGTGCGTGCAACTAGAAAAAATGACTAGTGTAGAGCCATACGAAACGCTCTTTGTAGATTTGTTTGTCAAGGTGACAAACACTTTGGCAAGACAGATGTACGAGAAGTTGGGCTACAGTGTATATCGACGGGTGGTAGGCTACTATGGTGGAGAAATGCCTACGGATCGGAACAAGGTCAGTGATGAGATAGATGCCTTTGACATGAGAAAACTGTTGCCGCGAGATGTTGAGAACCAGACAATACGTGAGAATGGGGACAAGGTGTATGTATTGCCCCAAGAGGTGACATTTTAG
- a CDS encoding predicted protein, whose protein sequence is MTVIEDRTEALLEWIKNTEDETFKPSTHSFISPKIEIKQFEQSGRGIAAKDDIKRSQQILRIPHSFLLNFTTVVSHITRHNSNIKLKEPYYLGIYVPLESTNNNDKFTNIYKSLELQDLLALTSFQLLSLYLCFERQRIHSSFWKPFLEMLPDISDFSLNPLIWQVLQVDQWEELIQFLPESAKRRAEDVYERFLEDYVVVRALVSRILDDLKLSESSADEYIPVDLFLWAWMCINSRCLYMTIPQGKTNADNFTMAPYVDFLNHSCNDECSILIDTTGFHVRTTTPYMPGDQLFLSYGPHCNEFLLCEYGFVIPHDNKWNDLDISAYIIPLLKPQHVEFLKENDYFDKYTMTNEGISFRTEVVLATVQENSPSVSRRLQALLNGIGDGATFKSHSHVLLKEIIKKVLHECDQYKHLEYNDDKDINTRERKKTIGILYKNRSEIANNILSTLE, encoded by the coding sequence ATGACAGTTATAGAAGACCGGACAGAAGCTCTTCTTGAATGGATCAAGAATACCGAGGATGAAACCTTCAAACCCTCGACCCATTCGTTTATCTCTCCAAAGATAGAAATCAAGCAATTCGAACAAAGTGGAAGAGGTATCGCAGCCAAAGATGACATTAAAAGATCCCAACAGATCTTGCGGATACCCCATTCGTTCCTCCTCAATTTCACAACGGTAGTGAGTCACATTACAAGACACAACTCAAATATCAAGCTCAAGGAGCCTTACTATTTGGGAATTTACGTTCCTTTAGAATCTACGAATAATAATGATAAGTTCACGAATATATACAAGAGCCTTGAGCTACAAGATTTATTGGCATTAACATCGTTCCAGCTACTATCGCTCTATCTATGTTTTGAAAGACAGAGAATACACTCCTCGTTCTGGAAACCGTTCCTCGAGATGCTTCCAGATATCTCTGATTTTCTGTTAAATCCATTGATTTGGCAAGTTTTGCAAGTAGACCAATGGGAAGAGCTCATACAATTTCTTCCAGAATCGGCCAAGAGGCGTGCTGAGGATGTGTACGAAAGATTCTTGGAAGACTACGTCGTTGTCAGAGCTCTTGTGTCGAGAATCCTCGACGACTTGAAGTTAAGTGAATCTTCTGCAGATGAGTATATTCCCGTCGACCTTTTTCTTTGGGCCTGGATGTGTATCAATTCTCGTTGTCTCTACATGACGATTCCTCAGGGTAAGACGAATGCCGATAACTTCACCATGGCACCATATGTCGATTTCCTAAACCATTCTTGCAATGATGAGTGCAGCATTCTCATCGATACGACTGGATTCCATGTTCGTACCACCACACCATATATGCCAGGCGACCAATTGTTTCTCAGTTATGGTCCTCATTGTAATGAATTCTTGCTTTGTGAGTACGGTTTCGTGATTCCTCATGATAACAAATGGAACGATCTTGACATTTCAGCATACATTATTCCGCTTCTCAAACCTCAGCATGTcgagttcttgaaagaaaatgattATTTTGATAAATATACCATGACAAACGAAGGGATTTCGTTCAGAACAGAAGTAGTGCTAGCAACTGTGCAAGAAAATAGTCCTCTGGTGTCCAGAAGACTCCAAGCACTATTGAATGGCATTGGGGATGGGGCTACTTTCAAGAGCCACTCTCATGTtctcttgaaagaaataaTCAAAAAAGTACTACACGAATGCGATCAGTACAAGCATCTCGAGTACAACGACGACAAGGACATTAATACTCGAGAACGAAAGAAAACCATTGGTATTCTCTACAAGAACAGAAGCGAGATAGCCAATAACATTCTTTCCACGCTAGAATGA
- the QDR21 gene encoding multidrug resistance transporter (go_component integral to membrane~go_funtion transporter activity~go_process transport): MNSTYIRLSKYKSLPINSWVLYIRLRILKWCFSFGLHDQLVSNESIRDILKEPESEFGSNNNGFEIDEELLDKEGYSEFSSHIDPQYSILKPNEKRCMVFLLSCSGIWSTLSSSIYFPALPALSEKFSVSPGIVNLSVVAYLLFQGFCPTLLATVADTYGRRPCILMCLTCYAAVCVALSRVNVYWLLAVLRCLQAGAIAPIIAVGSGVMGDICTPAERGGYIGMMGGFLLVGQGFGGLVGAAVVSGFGWRGVFVLLAIGSGFALILCFLVLPETSRNIVGNLSVPPPRFVNASPITHAPFLKKRMTNDISTIAETKKSNIFASYKIFFQKRVFFTLLPSGLQFATWTMSLTTLSTSLEVKYGFSTIQVGLCYLAPGLGTLIGSIATGKVLDYIYSRKIAAFNKKYGHLPPESRPAFDIFTSRIQFTVYPSIVLTMFSVVFGWCIQEKVNLAPVLIAAFIMSFCAVSFMSALNTLLVDMFPGQGSAATSCLNLMRCLLGAAGVGALQSMVDRMGEGGTYTLMAGFCAISATLLFYLAARGRKRREAEEEAKLQQ; this comes from the exons ATGAACTCGACCTATATTAGGTTATCGAAGTACAAGTCATTACCAATCAACAGTTGGGTTCTTTACATAAGGttgagaatattgaaatggTGTTTCAGTTTCGGTTTACATGATCAGTTGGTCAGTAATGAGAGTATCAGggatatcttgaaggagCCAGAATCCGAATTCGGCTCCAACAATAATGGTTTTGAAAtcgatgaagaattgttggaCAAAGAAGGATACTCTGAATTT AGCAGCCACATAGATCCCCAGTACTCGATCCTTAAGCCCAACGAGAAGCGTTGTATGGTATTTCTCTTGAGTTGTTCAGGAATCTGGTCTACTCTTTCTAGTTCCATTTACTTTCCAGCATTACCAGCATTATCTGAGAAGTTCTCAGTTTCTCCAGGTATTGTGAATTTATCGGTGGTTGCCTACTTGCTTTTCCAGGGATTTTGTCCTACTCTATTGGCTACTGTTGCAGATACCTACGGAAGACGGCCATGTATTCTTATGTGTTTAACTTGTTACGCGGCCGTATGCGTGGCTCTTTCGCGAGTTAACGTATATTGGCTTCTTGCTGTTTTAAGATGTTTACAGGCTGGGGCAATAGCTCCAATTATAGCTGTAGGCTCTGGGGTTATGGGAGATATCTGTACACCTGCTGAACGAGGAGGTTACATCGGTATGATGGGAGGTTTTCTATTGGTGGGCCAAGGGTTTGGAGGTTTAGTTGGTGCTGCTGTAGTTTCTGGTTTCGGTTGGAGAGGTGTGTTTGTATTGCTTGCAATAGGAAGCGGATTCGCCTTGATATTGTGCTTTTTAGTTCTACCAGAAACAAGTAGAAATATTGTCGGTAACCTCTCAGTTCCTCCTCCTCGTTTTGTCAATGCTTCACCAATCACACATGCCccattcttgaagaagagaatgacAAACGATATCTCAACTATTGCTGAGACAAAAAAGAGTAATATTTTTGCCTCATacaaaatcttctttcaaaaaAGAGTATTCTTTACTCTTCTTCCGTCAGGTCTACAATTTGCAACTTGGACTATGTCGCTTACGACTCTATCTACGTCCTTAGAAGTTAAATATGgattttcaacaatacAGGTTGGCCTCTGTTACTTAGCTCCAGGTCTAGGTACATTGATTGGATCCATAGCAACTGGCAAAGTCTTGGATTATATCTATTCTAGAAAGATAGCGGCTTTCAACAAAAAGTATGGACACCTTCCACCAGAAAGCAGACCAGCTTTCGATATCTTCACCAGCAGAATTCAGTTTACTGTCTATCCATCGATCGTGTTGACAATGTTTTCAGTAGTCTTTGGCTGGTGTATCCAGGAAAAGGTCAATCTTGCGCCAGTCTTAATAGCCGCTTTCATCATGTCATTTTGTGCTGTTTCGTTTATGTCCGCACTCAACACCCTTTTGGTGGATATGTTCCCGGGACAAGGCTCCGCAGCTACTAGTtgcttgaacttgatgagATGTTTATTAGGAGCAGCTGGTGTCGGTGCCCTTCAAAGCATGGTTGATAGGATGGGAGAAGGAGGAACATATACTCTAATGGCCGGATTTTGTGCCATAAGTGCAACCTTACTTTTCTACTTAGCAGCAAGAGGTCGCAAGAGGAGAGAGGCAGAAGAGGAAGCCAAACTACAACAATAA
- the VPS34 gene encoding 1-phosphatidylinositol 3-kinase (Phosphatidylinositol 3-kinase VPS34 (PI3-kinase) (PtdIns-3-kinase) (PI3K) (Vacuolar sorting protein 34)~go_component phosphoinositide 3-kinase complex~go_funtion phosphotransferase activity, alcohol group as acceptor; inositol or phosphatidylinositol kinase activity; phosphatidylinositol 3-kinase activity) has protein sequence MTNLSPLNDSLSQTKSTAFGLSKDLAIPIIVKVCYLESTRDMKDSLASLSEKFEDPAVFNTLSRIYRFSDLFIKISIFDGKNNNLVTIPVQTTYKSFNNKRVWNQYLKMAINFNQVSIDSYLKIEVYEIVNTKPKLFGVGYLSLFNRKSSRLRKGSQKIPIFTDPTTENIEYENIPGLTDLEKNLIKYEDGEFNRLGWLDKLVLPNVSSLNEPNKDHDYYLYLELPNFELPIVYSDVTYHINTSIPTIHHEQAPIVDNLNSNIVINSIDIPMSKDPNMLKIYDPDFQTDSNVNNQNNINVPLDPIELKYHKLERHINNNTILDKELKPSPQLRDELVNILIKPSNIELNKTERNLIWKFRYYFSKNNSINEASGKTTTTKSFLLKFIKSIDWADDYEVEHAFNEIIPNYWSVDKLQIGDALELLGSYFNPYILGKSVLASSSTPPTSNDSSDRKSKNEPSKFYKIFKNVTFLRKMAVDRLRLASSDELLLYLLQLVQALKYESLIYDKKTPYIQDTEHFEMANELNDDNDLLKSPLAKFLIEKSIENPNLGNFFYWYVKVENEDQLNSPTNPHSNPIRIYAIILNKYIDSLKKYSQAKKLPNYKNLKMQIWFIKKLTSLVELIRTTFRKNEATSKKIEFLREYLANPSNELLKFPEPFPLPLDPSVKICGCYPDESSVFKSSLSPLKITFKTIQKTHATSQLFGKKKNHKYDKYPLMFKIGDDLRQDQLVIQIINLMNQLLKNENLDLRLTPYKILATSPVAGLIQFVPNETLDSILAKTYPVPETNDNSSPPQPSASNNGILNYLRLHSQEQQPIEPEVTSVLNSSEQSEEHPIQPQPTVISDLAVSPTLMDNYVKSCAGYCVITYLLGVGDRHLDNLLLSPNGKFWHADFGYILGRDPKILPPLMKLPIQVIDGMGGLNHENFNIFKSYCFITYTTLRKNSNLILNLFQLMLDANIPDIMIDPQRAVEKVQEKFCLEMSEEEAILHFQNLINGSVNAFFPVVIDRLHSLAQYWRA, from the coding sequence ATGACTAACTTGTCTCCACTCAATGACTCCCTTTCGCAGACCAAGTCAACAGCTTTTGGGCTTTCAAAGGATCTTGCAATTCCCATAATAGTCAAAGTATGCTATCTAGAGTCTACAAGAGATATGAAAGATAGCCTCGCCAGtctttctgaaaagttcGAGGATCCAGCAGTATTCAATACTTTATCAAGGATATATCGATTTTCAGATCTCTTTATCAAAATAAGCATCTTTGATGGCAAGAACAATAACCTTGTCACAATTCCAGTACAGACCACGTATAAGTCATTCAACAATAAGCGAGTATGGAACCAATACCTCAAGATGgccatcaacttcaatcAGGTTTCCATTGACTCCTACCTCAAGATAGAAGTGTATGAAATCGTCAATACGAAACCAAAGTTGTTTGGTGTAGGATATTTGTCGTTGTTCAACAGAAAGAGCTCCAGATTGAGGAAAGGCTCACAAAAGATTCCAATCTTTACAGACCCGACTACTGAGAATATAGAATACGAGAATATCCCGGGCTTGACAGACCTcgagaagaacttgataaAGTACGAAGATGGTGAGTTTAATAGATTGGGCTGGTTAGATAAGCTTGTACTTCCTAACGTCAGTTCCTTAAATGAACCCAATAAAGACCATGACTACTATCTCTATTTGGAATTGCCCAACTTTGAATTGCCAATTGTCTATTCAGATGTCACTTATCATATCAATACAAGTATCCCTACTATTCACCATGAACAAGCTCCTATTGTTGACAACCTCAACTCAAACATTGTGATCAATTCCATCGATATCCCCATGTCCAAAGATCCCAACATGCTCAAAATTTATGATCCGGACTTCCAAACAGATTCAAATGTCAATAACCAAAATAATATTAATGTACCGTTAGACCCCATCGAACTTAAGTATCACAAGTTAGAAAGACATATTAACAACAACACTATATTAGacaaagaattgaaaccGTCTCCACAATTGAGAGATGAGTTGGTCAATATATTAATAAAACCGTCCAATATCGAATTGAAcaaaacagaaagaaacttgatttggaaattcAGATATTACTTCAGTAAGAACAATTCAATCAACGAAGCAAGTGGGAAGACAACAACGACAAAATCATTCTTGCTTAAATTCATAAAGTCCATTGATTGGGCAGACGAttatgaagttgaacatgCATTCAATGAAATCATCCCTAATTATTGGTCTGTTGATAAGTTGCAAATCGGTGATGCATTGGAACTTTTAGGTAGTTACTTTAACCCTTACATATTGGGCAAATCGGTCCTAGCCTCATCATCTACTCCACCAACTTCCAACGATAGCCTGGACCGGAAACTGAAGAATGAGCCTAGCAAGTTTTACAAGATATTCAAGAACGTTACTTTCTTGAGGAAAATGGCTGTTGACAGATTGAGATTGGCAAGCAGTGACGAACTATTATTGTATTTATTGCAATTAGTACAAGCCTTGAAGTATGAATCGTTGATCTACGATAAGAAGACACCATATATCCAAGACACAGAGCATTTTGAAATGGCTAACGAGTTGAATGACGACAatgacttgttgaaatcaCCGCTTGCAAAGTTTTTGATTGAGAAGTCTATAGAAAATCCAAATTTGGGTAACTTTTTCTATTGGTATGTCAAggttgaaaatgaagatcAACTTAATAGCCCTACGAACCCTCACTCAAACCCTATACGAATTTATGCTATTATATTAAACAAGTACATCGAcagtttgaagaaatattcACAGGCAAAGAAGCTCCCAAATTAtaagaacttgaagatgcAGATCTGGTTTatcaagaaattgactAGTCTAGTTGAATTGATCCGTACAACATTCCGCAAGAATGAAGCGACTtcgaaaaaaattgaatttctAAGAGAGTATCTTGCTAATCCTTCAAATGAACTATTGAAATTCCCAGAACCATTCCCATTACCTCTTGACCCATCAGTGAAGATCTGTGGATGCTACCCAGATGAATCATCTGTGTTTAAATCCAGCTTATCACCATTAAAAATCACATTCAAAACCATTCAAAAGACACATGCCACCTCACAGTTgtttggaaagaagaaaaatcatAAGTATGACAAATATCCGCTCATGTTCAAGATTGGTGATGATCTTAGACAGGATCAATTGGTGATTCAGATTATTAATCTTATGAACCAATTGTTAAAGAATGAAAACTTAGACTTGAGATTGACTCCTTACAAAATTCTTGCCACAAGCCCAGTTGCCGGCCTAATACAATTTGTACCAAATGAGACTTTGGATTCTATTCTCGCGAAGACATACCCTGTTCCAGAAACAAATGACAATAGTTCTCCACCACAGCCTTCAGCATCCAATAATGGTATTTTGAACTATCTTAGACTCCAcagtcaagaacaacaacCAATAGAGCCAGAAGTAACTAGTGTCCTCAACTCGTCTGAACAACTGGAAGAACACCCCATACAACCACAGCCTACAGTTATACTGGATTTGGCGGTGTCTCCAACACTAATGGATAACTATGTCAAATCTTGCGCTGGCTACTGTGTCATTACATACTTACTAGGAGTTGGTGATAGACATCTTGACAACTTGCTTCTTTCACCAAATGGTAAATTCTGGCATGCTGATTTTGGCTATATCTTAGGAAGAGATCCAAAAattcttcctcctcttATGAAATTGCCGATTCAGGTGATCGATGGGATGGGAGGGTTGAATCATGagaacttcaatattttcaaGAGTTACTGTTTCATAACCTACACTACATTACGAAAGAATAGTAATTTGattctcaacttgtttCAATTAATGTTGGATGCTAATATACCAGATATCATGATCGACCCCCAGAGGGCTGTTGAAAAAGTTCAGGAGAAATTCTGTCTAGAAATgagtgaagaagaggcCATTTTGCATTTCCAGAACCTTATCAACGGTAGTGTCAATGCCTTCTTTCCTGTTGTTATTGATAGGTTACATAGTTTGGCACAGTACTGGAGAGCATGA